A window of the Brassica oleracea var. oleracea cultivar TO1000 chromosome C1, BOL, whole genome shotgun sequence genome harbors these coding sequences:
- the LOC106297755 gene encoding uncharacterized protein At4g00950-like, whose amino-acid sequence MEFESDDQERLCATPKLPLFSIPLNRAFDTPGLATPPVNIAGSVPFLWEEAPGKPRVSDENKPPASKQNAGGGGGVVRCLELPPRLISPATADEPSPTTVLDGPYVTPRRSLSVIWRSEKQSECSSNSSHSTNGRCCDGGGTTVKISRVRRKGSLVNLSHSKSDFLARVYKGFKQVIPWRRRQDNLPRMSSSNI is encoded by the exons ATGGAATTTGAGTCTGATGATCAAGAACGTTTATGTGCGACTCCAAAGCTTCCTCTGTTCTCGATTCCATTAAATAGAGCATTTGATACTCCTGGCCTAGCGACGCCGCCTGTGAACATCGCCGGATCAGTTCCATTTCTATGGGAGGAAGCTCCGGGAAAGCCTCGCGTTTCCGATGAGAACAAACCTCCTGCGTCAAAGCAGAACGCCGGAGGAGGAGGGGGAGTTGTGAGGTGCCTTGAGCTTCCGCCGAGGCTGATTTCGCCAGCCACAGCAGATGAGCCATCTCCGACCACAGTTCTTGATGGTCCTTACGTTACACCTCGCCGGTCTTTGTCAGTGATATGGAGAAGCGAAAAACAATCCGAGTGTAGCTCCAACTCTTCACATTCCACGAACGGTCGCTGCTGCGATGGTGGCGGCACAACGGTGAAGATAAGCAGAGTTAGAAGAAAAGGAAGCCTTGTGAACCTTTCTCACTCAAAATCTGATTTCTTG GCAAGGGTTTACAAAGGATTTAAGCAAGTGATTCCATGGAGGCGTAGGCAAGATAATCTTCCAAGAATGAGTTCTTCCAATATTTAG